From Blattabacterium cuenoti, a single genomic window includes:
- a CDS encoding lysophospholipid acyltransferase family protein: MNCHFYSFKKFLRKKESTLFRDAFGNFHLIKRFLIFTFGCISYNRYNGFNQLHLEGTEYIKDLPDKKVLFVSNHQTYFADVFAMFHVFCSVKNGFVNSIRNPIYLLNPKINLYYVAAKETMNRGFLTKLFTYSGGITVKRIWKEKEEKEQVHRSVNILSDITRMGIALNDGWLITFPQGTTQAYAPGRRGVVHVIRKYNPIVVPIVIDGFQKAYDKKGFRIKKKGVLPKMKFKEPIQLDLKKDTTDFIMEKIMDAIEQSPKYRNTKRIIHS; encoded by the coding sequence GTGAATTGTCATTTTTATTCTTTTAAAAAATTTTTAAGAAAAAAAGAAAGTACTTTATTTAGAGATGCATTTGGAAATTTTCATCTTATAAAACGTTTTTTAATTTTTACTTTTGGTTGTATTTCTTATAATCGTTATAATGGATTCAATCAATTACATTTGGAAGGAACTGAGTATATAAAAGATTTACCTGATAAAAAAGTTCTTTTTGTGTCTAATCATCAAACTTATTTTGCAGATGTTTTTGCTATGTTTCACGTATTTTGTAGTGTCAAAAATGGGTTTGTCAATAGTATTAGAAACCCTATTTATCTTTTAAATCCTAAAATTAATTTATATTATGTAGCCGCAAAAGAAACTATGAATCGAGGTTTTTTAACAAAATTATTTACATATTCAGGAGGGATTACAGTCAAAAGAATTTGGAAAGAAAAAGAAGAAAAAGAACAAGTTCATCGTTCTGTTAATATATTATCTGATATAACACGTATGGGGATCGCTCTTAATGATGGATGGTTAATTACATTTCCACAAGGGACAACTCAAGCTTATGCTCCTGGACGAAGAGGAGTTGTTCACGTAATCAGAAAATACAACCCTATTGTTGTTCCCATTGTAATAGATGGATTTCAAAAAGCTTATGACAAAAAAGGATTTCGTATCAAAAAAAAAGGAGTTTTACCCAAAATGAAATTTAAAGAGCCTATTCAATTGGATTTAAAAAAAGATACAACAGATTTTATTATGGAAAAAATTATGGATGCAATAGAACAATCCCCTAAATACAGGAATACAAAAAGGATAATTCATTCATAA